In the Gopherus flavomarginatus isolate rGopFla2 chromosome 6, rGopFla2.mat.asm, whole genome shotgun sequence genome, one interval contains:
- the LOC127054467 gene encoding pulmonary surfactant-associated protein D-like, with translation MDPLDQKEPEVQKDQRETVEAELLKTEISVLQEQLKALKATVSKILKTCFFINGSSAGEKPFQANGSEGDFEISKATCSQADGLIASPRNSAENSTIQQIAVHHNKKAFIGINNIQTEGSFKYLSDEAIGYSNWAAGEPNNVGGIEDCVEVYPDGRCNDKSCNDKRLIICEF, from the exons ATGGATCCCCTGGACCAAAAGGAGCCAGAGGTGCAGAAGGACCAAAGGGAGACTGTGGAGGCAGAG cttttaaaaactgaaataagtgTTTTGCAAGAACAACTGAAGGCCCTGAAAGCTACTGTCAGCAAAATACTAAAAA CTTGTTTTTTCATAAATGGCAGTAGTGCCGGTGAAAAACCATTTCAAGCCAATGGCTCTGAAGGTGACTTTGAGATCTCAAAAGCCACATGTTCCCAAGCTGATGGCCTGATTGCTTCTCCAAGGAATTCTGCAGAGAACAGCACCATACAACAAATAGCAGTTCATCATAACAAAAAAGCATTTATCGGAATAAACAATATACAAACAGAAGGTTCATTTAAGTATCTAAGTGATGAAGCAATAGGATACTCAAACTGGGCTGCAGGAGAACCAAATAATGTTGGTGGAATTGAAGACTGTGTAGAAGTATATCCAGATGGCAGATGTAATGACAAATCCTGTAATGATAAACGGTTAATAATCTGTGAATTTTAA